Part of the Rothia mucilaginosa genome, GTGCGTTCTTCCCGGTGTACACCACGGTTTCTGCGGCTCTGGCGCACGTCGACCCGAAGCTCGTGGAGGCGGCACGCGCCTTCGGTCTGAAGGGTCTGCGCCTGTTCACCACGGTTCAGCTTCCTGCGGTTCTGCCGTCGGTGGTTTCAGGTCTGCGTCTGGCGCTGGCTCAGGCGTGGCTGTTCCTGGTCGCCGCTGAGCTACTGGGTGCGTCCATGGGTCTGGGTTACCTGCTGACCGACTCGCAGAACAACGGCCGTACCGACCGCCTGCTGCTGGCTATTGTGGCGCTGGCGGTGCTCGGTAAGATTACCGACGCGCTGGTGGGCGTATTCGAACGCTGGGTGAAAGCGAAGTACCCCAGCAACTAGACACAACGCTCAGCACGCGCTGAGTTTTAGGAGAGATGTCCGCCGCGTGGTTGCTCCCGGAAGGTGAGCTAATCATCACTACGCGTCGGAGAAAGAAGTCGGCGGGGAAACCTGTCGCCTACTGAATGATGATGATGAATCCCGCCCCGCGCCCCACAGCAGTGAGCGCGGGGCGGGGTCTTTAAATATGTCGGAATATTACGAACCGATACGCAGCATGCCGAATATGACGGTCCCCTTTGCGTCCGAGCCCGGAGCGCGCTTTACTAAGAAGGCAAACCATCCAGAGCGACCGAGAGACCTGGCTCAATGACGTCGCAGCAACCCCCTCGCCAACGCACACACAGACCCCACGGTCACACAGACAGCGGCACGGCGAGCAAGGGTGCTAATGCCAGCAACCGATGGGAGAATAATGGGACTGCCCACCCCCTACTCGTTCACCGACCCGCTGAACCCCACCCCGAACCCCGCCCACGAATCTGACGAGGCACGCGTCGCGTTCTGGGAGAAGCAGGCGCAGCGCCTCACCTGGGCTGAGCCCTGGCACACCGCGCACCGCTTCGAGAAGCCGAAGTCCCTCGGCTTCGATGAGGACGGCATCGAACAGTTCAGCATCCCCGAAATTAAGTGGTTCGAGGGCGGTAAACTCAACGTCGCCTACAACTGCGTAGACCGCCATGTGGAGGCGGGCCGCGGCGATAAGGTCGCTCTCTACTTTGAGGGTGAACCCGGCGACCGTGAGGCTATCACCTACGCCGAGCTGCAGCGCCGCATCGCGAAGGCAGCGAACGGTCTGCTGTCCCTGGGCGTGCGCAAGGGTGACCGCGTGGTCATCTACCTGCCCGTCATCCCCGAAACCATTATTTTCACCCTCGCCTGCGCGCGTATTGGCGCAATTCACTCCCTCGTCTTCGGTGGCTTCTCCGCTGAGGCGCTGAAGTTCCGTGTGGAAGACACCGGCGCGAAGGTCCTCATCACCACCGACGGCCAGAACCGCCGCGGCAAGGTTGTTCCCGTGAAGGTGAACGCCGATGAGGCATGCTCCGGTGAGAACAACATTGAGCACGTGATCGTGGTGGACCGCACCAGCGCCTCCGACCCGGTTGCGCACGCGGCTGTGCCGTGGACTGAGGGCCGCGACGTCTGGTACCACAACCTGGTCGACGATCAGCCGGACACCCACGCCTACGAACTGCACGACGCCGAGGATCCGCTGTTCATTATTTACACCTCCGGCACGACCGGTAAGCCCAAGGGCCTGGTGCACACCATGGCAGGTTACCTGGTGCAGACCGCGTACACTCACGCGCTGCTGTACAATCTGCTGCCGGATTACGTGGACGAGAACGGCGTGCTGCGCCCCGACGAGCTGTCCGCGGTCAACGACCCGCAGAAGGTGGAGTCCACCGTTCACTGGTGCACCGCCGACCTCGCCTGGGTGACCGCTCACACCTACGAAATTTACGGTCCGCTGGTTAACGGTGTCTCCGAGGTGATTTACGAGGGTACCCCGAACACCCCGCACTACGGCCGCCACTTTGAGGTCATCGAACGCTACGGCGTGACCAACTACTACACCGCGCCGACCCTGATTCGTTCGCTCATGGGTGCGTTCCCGAACGGCCCGGAGCCCGGCAAGTACGACTTCTCGACCGTGCGTCTGCTCGGTTCGGTGGGCGAATCCATCAACCCGGAGGCGTGGCGTTGGCTGCGTCAGCACGTGGGCGGCGGCACCGCGGCGTTCATCGACACCTGGTGGCAGTCTGAAACCGGTTCGACCGTGTGCTCCCCGCGCCCGCACGACCCCGCATTCGCGCCCGAGGGCACCTACCCGGAGGGCACCCCGCACTGCACTCCCCTGCCCGGTTGCGCTACCCGCGCCGTTCCCGGCGTGTCCACCCGCGTGGTGGACGAGCACGGCGACCCGGTCGAACCCGGTAAGCAGGGCTTCATCGTGGTCGACAAGATTGGCCCGTCGATGGCTCGTACCGTGTGGCAGAACCCGCAGCGTTACCTGGATTCCTATTGGCGTCACTACGGCGAGCGCGGTTGGTTCCTCGCTGGCGACGGCGCGAAGGAAGACGAAGAGGGTAACGTGTACATCCTCGGCCGTATTGATGACGTGATTAACATTTCGGGTCACCGCCTGTCCACGATTGAGATTGAGTCGGCTCTGGTGACTCACCCGGCTGTGGTTGAGGCTGGTGTCTGCCCCGTGGAGGATGACCTGACCGGTCACCAGGCGGTCGCCTACGTGACGCTCACCGATGAGGGCAAGGACCTGACTGAGGATGAGCTGAAGGCGGCGCTGACCGCGCACGTGCGTGAGCACATTGGCCCGATTGCTAAGCCGAAGGATGTTGTGGCGGTTGCCGATATCCCGAAGACTCGTTCGGGTAAGATTACTCGCCGTCTGCTCGGTGAGCTGTACCAGGGCCGTTCTT contains:
- a CDS encoding AMP-binding protein, producing the protein MGLPTPYSFTDPLNPTPNPAHESDEARVAFWEKQAQRLTWAEPWHTAHRFEKPKSLGFDEDGIEQFSIPEIKWFEGGKLNVAYNCVDRHVEAGRGDKVALYFEGEPGDREAITYAELQRRIAKAANGLLSLGVRKGDRVVIYLPVIPETIIFTLACARIGAIHSLVFGGFSAEALKFRVEDTGAKVLITTDGQNRRGKVVPVKVNADEACSGENNIEHVIVVDRTSASDPVAHAAVPWTEGRDVWYHNLVDDQPDTHAYELHDAEDPLFIIYTSGTTGKPKGLVHTMAGYLVQTAYTHALLYNLLPDYVDENGVLRPDELSAVNDPQKVESTVHWCTADLAWVTAHTYEIYGPLVNGVSEVIYEGTPNTPHYGRHFEVIERYGVTNYYTAPTLIRSLMGAFPNGPEPGKYDFSTVRLLGSVGESINPEAWRWLRQHVGGGTAAFIDTWWQSETGSTVCSPRPHDPAFAPEGTYPEGTPHCTPLPGCATRAVPGVSTRVVDEHGDPVEPGKQGFIVVDKIGPSMARTVWQNPQRYLDSYWRHYGERGWFLAGDGAKEDEEGNVYILGRIDDVINISGHRLSTIEIESALVTHPAVVEAGVCPVEDDLTGHQAVAYVTLTDEGKDLTEDELKAALTAHVREHIGPIAKPKDVVAVADIPKTRSGKITRRLLGELYQGRSLGDVSSLQNEEALSHIAQVLVDTGRVVEAV